The following are from one region of the Falco biarmicus isolate bFalBia1 chromosome 1, bFalBia1.pri, whole genome shotgun sequence genome:
- the LOC130142803 gene encoding immunoglobulin lambda-1 light chain-like, which yields MLGQVPREPAAQSDLGAIGGPEMCLRQAGGAWGTELPLNTEGHISMEGLCLSRWELKTELGPYHSPIVVGTRSCWDHTMAWLPLLLVVLAHSTGAMARAALTQPPSVSANPGQTVQITCSGGDSNYYGWYQQKVPGTGPVTVIYNNNNRPSGIPSRFSGSLSGSTATLTITGVQAEDEAVYYCGGYDSSSGGYGVWWQGVIGSSLVQAALTQPPSVSANLGQTVQITCSGGSGSYAWYQQKVPGTAPVTVIYANDKRPSGIPSRFSGSKSGSTGTLTITGVQAEDEAVYYCGPRHGPALCCTWLCLVSQLSCPREPHIFDCPLSFGEGMCGSVVV from the exons ATGTTGGGGCAGGTACCCAGGGAGCCAGCCGCTCAGAGTGATCTTGGTGCCATTGGTGGGCCAGAGATGTGCCTGCGGCAGGCAGGGGGAGCATGGGGAACGGAGCTGCCACTGAATACTGAGGGACACATATCCATGGAGGGGCTGTGCCTGAGCAGGTGGGAGCTTAAGACAGAGCTGGGTCCATATCACAGCCCCATCGTGGTGGGGACACGGAGCTGCTGGGATCACACCATGGCCTGGCTCCCTCTCCTGCTCGTGGTGCTCGCCCACAGCACAGGTGCCATGGCCAGA GCAGCGCTGACTCAGCCACCCTCCGTGTCAGCCAACCCGGGACAAACCGTCCAGATCACCTGCTCCGGGGGGGACAGCAACTACTATGGCTGGTACCAGCAGAAGGTCCCTGGCACTGGCCCTGTCACTGTGATctacaataacaacaacagacCCTCGGGCATCCCTTCGCGATTTTCCGGATCCTTGTCTGGCTCCACGGCCACGTTAACCATCACTGGGGTCCAAGCCGAGGACGAGGCCGTCTATTACTGTGGTGGCTACGACAGCAGCAGCGGTGGCTATGGTGTCTGGTGGCAAGGAGTAATAGGAA gtTCCCTGGTCCAGGCAGCGCTGACTCAGCCGCCCTCCGTGTCAGCCAACCTGGGACAAACCGTCCAGATCACCTGCTCCGGGGGTAGTGGTAGCTATGCCTGGTACCAGCAGAAGGTCCCTGGCACTGCCCCTGTCACCGTGATCTATGCTAATGACAAGAGACCCTCGGGCATCCCTTCACGATTCTCCGGATCCAAGTCTGGCTCCACGGGCACATTAACCATCACTGGGGTCCAAGCCGAGGACGAGGCCGTCTATTACTGTG GTCCCCGCCATggccctgccctgtgctgcacgTGGCTGTGCCTGGTGTCCCAGCTCAGCTGTCCTAGAGAGCCCCACATCTTTGACTGTCCCCTGTCATTTGGGGAGGGCATGTGTggcagtgttgtggtttaa
- the LOC130143700 gene encoding immunoglobulin lambda-1 light chain-like: MAWLPLLLTVLAHGTGSLVQAALTQPPSVSANPGETVQITCSGSSSSYGWFQQKVPGTAPVTVIYANDKRPSGIPSRFSGSKSGSTGTLTITGVQAEDEAVYYCGSWDSSLCGTFGAGTLLTVLGQPKVSPTVYLFPPSSEELEKGKATVVCLIGDFYPGAVQVTWVADGRTISSGVETSQPQRQSNNQYMASSYLSLTSSEWKSHETYSCKVTHEAGNVEKTLKRSECS, translated from the exons ATGGCCTGGCTCCCTCTCCTGCTCACGGTGCTCGCCCACGGCACAG gtTCCCTGGTCCAGGCAGCGCTGACTCAGCCGCCCTCCGTGTCAGCCAACCCAGGAGAAACTGTCCAGATCACCTGCTCTGGGAGTAGCAGTAGCTATGGCTGGTTCCAGCAGAAG GTCCCTGGCACTGCCCCTGTCACCGTGATCTATGCTAATGACAAGAGACCCTCGGGCATCCCTTCACGATTCTCTGGATCCAAGTCTGGCTCCACGGGCACATTAACCATCACTGGGGTCCAAGCCGAGGACGAGGCCGTCTATTACTGTGGTAGCTGGGACAGCAGCT TGTGTGGTACATTCGGGGCCGGGACCCTGCTGACCGTCCTAG GCCAGCCCAAGGTCTCTCCCACCGTCTACCTCTTCCCACCATCTTcggaggagctggagaagggcaAAGCCACCGTGGTGTGCCTGATAGGAGACTTCTACCCCGGCGCCGTGCAGGTGACGTGGGTGGCTGATGGCCGCACCATCTCTAGCGGCGTCGagaccagccagccccagcgGCAGAGCAACAACCAGTACATGGCCAGCAGCTACCTGTCACTGACTTCCTCCGAATGGAAGAGCCACGAGACCTACAGCTGCAAGGTCACGCACGAGGCTGGCAATGTGGAGAAGACCCTGAAGAGATCTGAGTGCTCCTAA
- the LOC130143697 gene encoding uncharacterized protein LOC130143697 isoform X2, with the protein MAWLPLLLAVLAHGTGSLVQAALTQPPSLSANPGQTIQITCSGEDSNYYGWYQQKAPGTGPVTVIYGSKGPSGIPLRFSGSLPSSTGTLTIAGVQAEDEAIYYCGAPHGSADEHAGALQGGRAWVLWVHCCCLWCTGGSNADGAAEDASGRAPGTAELWCSLLLLPANYLVLWSCGLEKLGQTLLLSLGIPLWSLAPCQFRGDAHPPLMTNGASGPCVYGRGPPL; encoded by the exons ATGGCCTGGCTCCCTCTCCTGCTCGCGGTGCTCGCCCACGGCACAG gtTCCCTGGTCCAGGCAGCGCTGACTCAGCCGCCCTCGTTGTCCGCAAACCCGGGACAAACCATCCAGATCACGTGCTCCGGGGAGGACAGCAACTACTATGGCTGGTACCAGCAGAAGGCACCTGGCACTGGCCCTGTCACTGTGATCTATGGCAGCAAGGGACCCTCGGGCATCCCTTTGCGATTCTCTGGATCCTTGCCCAGTAGCACAGGCACGTTAACCATCGCTGGCGTCCAAGCTGAGGACGAGGCCATCTATTACTGTGGTGCCCCACATGGCAGTGCTGATGAGCATGCAGGTGCTCTGCAGGGTGGCCGTGCTTGGGTGCTCTGGGTTCACTGTTGCTGTCTGTGGTGCACGGGTGGCAGCAATGCTGATGGTGCTGCTGAGGATGCCAGTGGCAGAGCTCCtggcactgcagagctgtggtgtagcttgttgctgctgcctgcaaacTATCTTGTGTTATGGTCCTGTGGCCTAGAGAAGCTGGGACAAACATTGTTGCTGTCTCTGGGCATCCCACTCTGGTCCTTGGCTCCATGCCAGTTCAGGGGTGATGCCCACCCTCCTCTAATGACTAACGGTGCCTCAGGGCCCTGTGTCTATGGGAGAGGCCCTCCCCTGTGA
- the LOC130143697 gene encoding uncharacterized protein LOC130143697 isoform X1, with translation MAWLPLLLAVLAHGTGSLVQAALTQPPSVSASPGETVRITCSGGSSSSSNEYVGLHDRKPGTAPVTLIYESIKRPSGIPSRFSGSKSGSTGTLTITGVQAEDEAVYFCGGYDSSIDAGVITQRDVGVSYRAIQIGNVLPFSFKAEQGFGAGAGSCPFCMAMAVNVVPFTSLKTGGDFVAGHHCPGPYKVLTVWPCVPCQCLLLLLTVSCCCCQSCLCAGMRWAGLRSPDLRVTAARSSLLCL, from the exons ATGGCCTGGCTCCCTCTCCTGCTCGCGGTGCTCGCCCACGGCACAG GTTCCCTGGTCCAGGCAGCGCTGACTCAGCCGCCCTCCGTGTCAGCCAGCCCAGGAGAAACTGTCCGGATCACCTGCTCTGGcggtagcagcagcagcagcaatgagtATGTTGGTTTGCATGACCGAAAACCTGGCACTGCTCCTGTCACTCTGATCTATGAGAGCATCAAGAGACCCTCGGGCATCCCTTCGCGATTCTCTGGATCCAAGTCTGGCTCCACGGGCACGTTAACCATCACTGGGGTCCAAGCCGAGGACGAGGCCGTCTATTTCTGTGGTGGCTACGACAGCAGCATTGATGCTGGTGTAATCACACAGAGAGATGTGGGAGTGAGCTACAGAGCAATCCAAATTGGAAATGTTCTGCCCTTCTCCTTCAAGGCCGAGCAAGGCTTTGGAGCTGGTGCAGGTTCCTGTCCCTTCTGCATGGCCATGGCTGTGAATGTTGTTCCTTTCACATCCCTGAAAACTGGAGGTGACTTTGTGGCTGGGCACCATTGTCCTGGTCCCTACAAAGTTCTCACAGTGTGGCCTTGTGTGCCATGCCAGTGCCTCTTGCTACTGCTGACcgtgtcctgctgctgctgccagagctgcctctgtgctgggatgcgctgggctgggctccGCTCCCCAGATTTGCGTGTGACTGCAGCCAGGTCCAGTCTTCTCTGCCTTTGA